From a single Alloactinosynnema sp. L-07 genomic region:
- a CDS encoding aldehyde dehydrogenase, whose amino-acid sequence MTRVVSTSPQRPADVVVELPAATPSEVILTAAKAYKAQRDWAAAAPGIRAAALHGIAQSLADNAADLAALIVREVGKPAGEAAGEVGRAIALLRYYAQQAFDPIGETYAVGGGLGYTARKPRGLAGLITPWNFPLAIPVWKSAPALAFGNAVVIKPAPDATACALRLAELAAPHLPDGLLTVLPGGAATGSALVSCVDAVSFTGSTAVGRAVAVAAAERGIPAQCEMGGLSATIVLPDADHDRAATDIAYAAMGFAGQKCTATKRIIAVGDSRPLAEALAAKVSALGLGDPAESGVVVGPLITAQARDRVLDAAGQARAAGGEVVAFGVVPSADGWYAAPAVIARLDADAALNREEVFGPICTLAEVSDVDTALELANATDYGLVTSVYTADLDAALAAAQRCETGMVKVNAPTAGVDFHLPFGGDKNSGYGGKEQGKAAAAFYTSARTVQIGAAK is encoded by the coding sequence GTGACCCGCGTCGTCTCCACCTCCCCGCAGCGACCCGCTGACGTGGTGGTCGAACTGCCCGCCGCGACCCCGTCCGAGGTCATCCTGACGGCGGCCAAGGCCTACAAGGCCCAGCGGGACTGGGCCGCGGCCGCACCCGGGATCCGGGCCGCGGCGCTGCACGGCATCGCCCAGTCGCTGGCGGACAACGCCGCCGACCTCGCCGCGCTGATCGTGCGCGAGGTCGGCAAGCCCGCCGGTGAGGCCGCGGGCGAGGTCGGCCGGGCGATCGCGCTGCTGCGGTACTACGCCCAGCAGGCGTTCGACCCGATCGGCGAGACCTACGCCGTGGGCGGCGGACTCGGCTACACCGCGCGCAAGCCGCGCGGGCTGGCCGGTCTGATCACCCCGTGGAACTTCCCGCTGGCGATCCCGGTGTGGAAGTCCGCCCCGGCGCTGGCCTTCGGCAACGCGGTGGTCATCAAGCCCGCGCCGGACGCCACCGCGTGCGCGCTGCGGCTGGCCGAACTGGCCGCGCCGCACCTGCCAGATGGCCTGCTCACCGTGCTGCCCGGCGGCGCGGCGACCGGGTCGGCGCTCGTGTCCTGTGTGGACGCGGTGTCGTTCACCGGGTCCACCGCGGTCGGGCGGGCCGTCGCGGTCGCCGCTGCCGAGCGGGGCATCCCGGCGCAGTGCGAGATGGGTGGGCTGTCGGCCACGATCGTGCTGCCCGACGCCGACCACGACCGGGCGGCGACCGATATCGCCTACGCCGCCATGGGCTTCGCGGGTCAGAAGTGCACGGCGACCAAGCGGATCATCGCCGTGGGCGACAGCCGCCCGCTCGCCGAGGCGCTGGCGGCGAAGGTGAGCGCGCTCGGGCTGGGCGACCCGGCCGAGTCCGGCGTCGTCGTCGGGCCCCTGATCACCGCCCAGGCACGGGACCGCGTGCTCGACGCGGCGGGTCAGGCCAGGGCGGCGGGCGGCGAGGTCGTGGCGTTCGGGGTCGTGCCGTCAGCCGATGGCTGGTACGCCGCGCCCGCCGTCATCGCGAGGCTGGACGCCGACGCGGCGCTCAACCGCGAGGAGGTGTTCGGGCCGATCTGCACGCTGGCCGAGGTGTCCGATGTGGACACCGCGCTGGAACTCGCGAACGCCACCGACTACGGCCTGGTCACCTCGGTCTACACCGCCGACCTCGACGCCGCGCTGGCCGCGGCCCAGCGGTGCGAGACCGGCATGGTCAAGGTGAACGCGCCGACCGCGGGGGTGGACTTCCACCTGCCCTTCGGCGGCGACAAGAACTCCGGCTACGGCGGCAAGGAACAGGGAAAAGCGGCGGCGGCCTTCTACACCTCCGCGCGCACGGTGCAGATTGGAGCGGCGAAGTGA